In one Mycobacteroides chelonae genomic region, the following are encoded:
- a CDS encoding acyl-CoA synthetase, with protein sequence MSFNLSSLTKPVARLAATAQNGLEVLRLGGLETGSTASSHQIIESVPMYRLRRYFAPGSSGAEDAGPVVLMVHPMMMAADMWDVTQDGGAVGILHREGIDPWVIDFGSPDRMAGGMERTLSDHVVAVSDAIETVHRITGRQVHLAGYSQGGMFCYQTAALRKSRTIASIITFGSPVDANAAMPMGMPAGLSADIAEFMADHIFSRFSIPAWSARIGFQMLDPVKTVKGRLDFLRQLHDRDALLPREQQRKFLANEGWIAWSGPAIAELLRQFVVHNRMTTGGFTVNDRVVTLSDITCPVLAVVGEVDDIGQPASVRGILRAAPKADVYEYLIRAGHFGLVVGSTAVAQTWPTVSQWVQWREGEASKPPAVDLMYEHESGQLDGGGVPLTSRVAHGLSTTTEVAIAAARTAGAAAAAANKSVKSIAVEAVRTLPRLTRLGQIHDHTRISLGRLMTEQARRTPHGESFLFDGRVHTYEAVDRRINNVVRGLIQVGVRQGVRVGVLMETRPSALVAIAALSRLGAVAVLLPPDADLEVAVKLGEISELLTDPPNLPVAQGLPVHILVLGGGESRDLSIPDDGSIIDMEQIDPDAVELPGWYRPDPGQARDLAFVMFSGYGSRLVPKQITNHRWALSAFGTASAAALTSNDTVYCLTPLHHQSGLLVSLGGAVAGGARIALSRGLNPDRFVQEIHQYGVTVVSYTWAMMHEVIDDPSLALGAHHPVRLFIGSGMPSGLWRRVTERFAPAHVVEFFATTDGEAVLANVSGTKIGSKGRPLPGGGKVRLAAYDPVDDVIIEGEDGFVQIAKPGEVGLLLAKPPGDVDPAAAIRRGVFAPGDTWVSSESLFRRDEDGDFWMLDGRNTAIRTAHGVVYAEATSHALGSVSAIDLVATYPVESGEASVAVTAVVLRPGEAISPADLAEAFVSVPISERPDIVKVVSNLPFSATYRPSTTHLRESGLPKPGRQTWYLDPESGAYHRLTAATYDALQGAAQ encoded by the coding sequence GTGTCCTTCAATCTCTCCTCCTTGACCAAGCCCGTCGCCCGCCTGGCCGCCACCGCGCAGAACGGGCTGGAGGTCCTGCGTCTCGGTGGACTCGAGACCGGCAGCACCGCGTCCTCGCACCAGATCATCGAGAGCGTCCCCATGTACCGGTTGCGCCGCTACTTCGCACCGGGGTCCTCCGGCGCCGAAGATGCCGGGCCCGTGGTCCTGATGGTGCACCCGATGATGATGGCCGCCGACATGTGGGACGTGACCCAGGACGGCGGCGCCGTAGGCATCCTGCACCGTGAGGGCATCGATCCGTGGGTCATCGACTTCGGCAGCCCCGACCGGATGGCCGGGGGCATGGAGCGCACCTTGTCCGATCACGTGGTGGCCGTCAGCGACGCCATCGAAACCGTGCACCGGATCACCGGCCGTCAGGTACACCTGGCCGGATATTCACAGGGCGGCATGTTCTGCTATCAGACTGCGGCACTGCGCAAGTCGCGCACCATCGCGAGCATCATCACCTTCGGTTCGCCGGTCGACGCCAACGCCGCCATGCCCATGGGCATGCCCGCGGGGCTGTCGGCCGATATCGCCGAGTTCATGGCCGACCACATATTCAGCCGGTTCTCCATTCCGGCGTGGTCGGCGCGCATCGGGTTCCAGATGCTGGACCCGGTCAAGACGGTGAAGGGCCGTCTCGACTTCCTACGGCAGCTACACGACCGCGATGCGCTGCTCCCGCGCGAGCAGCAGCGCAAGTTCCTGGCCAACGAGGGCTGGATCGCCTGGTCCGGGCCCGCGATCGCGGAGCTGCTGCGCCAGTTCGTGGTGCACAACCGGATGACCACCGGCGGCTTCACCGTCAACGATCGCGTGGTCACGCTCAGCGACATCACCTGCCCGGTGCTGGCTGTGGTCGGCGAGGTCGACGACATCGGACAGCCGGCCTCGGTGCGCGGCATCCTGCGTGCCGCGCCGAAGGCCGACGTGTACGAATACCTCATCCGCGCCGGCCACTTCGGTCTGGTGGTCGGCTCGACCGCGGTGGCGCAGACCTGGCCGACGGTGAGCCAGTGGGTGCAATGGCGTGAGGGCGAGGCGTCCAAACCCCCGGCGGTCGACCTCATGTACGAGCACGAAAGCGGTCAGCTCGACGGCGGCGGTGTGCCACTCACGTCTCGGGTCGCCCACGGTTTGAGCACCACCACCGAGGTCGCCATCGCCGCCGCCCGCACGGCGGGAGCGGCCGCCGCGGCTGCCAACAAGTCGGTGAAATCCATTGCCGTCGAGGCGGTTCGTACACTGCCACGGTTGACGCGACTGGGCCAGATCCATGATCACACCCGAATCTCGCTGGGCCGGTTGATGACCGAACAGGCGCGCCGCACTCCTCATGGTGAGAGCTTCTTGTTCGACGGCCGGGTGCATACCTATGAGGCGGTGGACCGCCGCATCAACAACGTGGTCCGGGGCCTCATCCAGGTGGGTGTGCGCCAAGGTGTCCGGGTAGGTGTCCTGATGGAGACCCGGCCCAGCGCCCTGGTGGCGATCGCCGCGCTGTCCCGCCTGGGGGCCGTGGCTGTGCTGCTGCCGCCCGATGCGGACCTGGAAGTCGCGGTGAAGCTGGGGGAGATTTCCGAACTGCTCACCGATCCGCCGAACCTTCCTGTCGCACAGGGCCTTCCCGTGCATATCTTGGTACTTGGCGGTGGTGAGTCGCGCGATCTGTCCATTCCGGACGACGGCTCGATCATCGATATGGAGCAGATCGACCCCGATGCCGTCGAGCTGCCCGGCTGGTACCGGCCAGACCCCGGGCAGGCCCGCGATCTGGCTTTCGTGATGTTCAGCGGATACGGATCCCGGCTGGTTCCCAAGCAGATCACCAACCACCGGTGGGCGTTGTCGGCATTCGGTACCGCGTCGGCCGCCGCGCTGACGTCCAATGACACCGTGTACTGCCTCACGCCACTGCATCATCAGTCCGGCCTCTTGGTGAGCCTGGGCGGCGCGGTGGCCGGTGGCGCGCGCATTGCGCTGTCGCGCGGGCTCAATCCGGATCGTTTTGTCCAGGAGATCCACCAGTACGGCGTGACCGTGGTGTCCTACACCTGGGCGATGATGCATGAGGTCATCGACGATCCTTCGCTGGCGTTGGGTGCGCACCACCCGGTGCGGTTGTTCATCGGTTCGGGCATGCCGTCGGGTCTATGGCGGCGCGTTACCGAGAGATTCGCACCCGCCCATGTCGTCGAGTTCTTCGCGACGACCGACGGCGAAGCGGTGTTGGCCAACGTGTCCGGTACCAAAATCGGCAGCAAGGGGCGGCCACTGCCCGGCGGCGGCAAGGTTCGGCTCGCCGCATACGACCCTGTCGACGACGTCATCATCGAGGGGGAGGACGGGTTCGTGCAGATCGCCAAGCCCGGCGAGGTCGGTCTGCTCTTGGCGAAGCCACCCGGTGATGTGGATCCCGCGGCTGCGATTCGGCGCGGCGTGTTCGCGCCTGGCGATACCTGGGTGTCGTCGGAATCTCTCTTCCGTCGCGATGAGGACGGCGATTTCTGGATGCTCGACGGCCGAAACACCGCGATCCGTACCGCACACGGTGTTGTGTACGCCGAAGCCACCAGTCACGCACTGGGTTCGGTGAGTGCAATCGACCTGGTCGCGACGTACCCCGTGGAGTCCGGCGAGGCCAGCGTCGCGGTGACCGCTGTGGTGCTTCGCCCCGGTGAGGCGATATCACCTGCGGATCTCGCGGAGGCCTTCGTATCCGTGCCGATCTCGGAACGCCCGGACATCGTCAAGGTGGTATCCAATCTGCCCTTCAGCGCGACCTATCGCCCTTCCACCACACACCTTCGCGAGTCGGGGTTGCCGAAACCGGGACGCCAGACCTGGTATTTGGACCCCGAATCCGGCGCGTACCACCGGTTAACCGCCGCGACGTACGACGCGCTTCAGGGCGCCGCCCAGTAG
- a CDS encoding Trm112 family protein has protein sequence MPLDAALLDILVCPIDRGALLLIGGETDGILYNPRLHKAYRIENSIPVLLPDEAREVTDEEHQRFTE, from the coding sequence ATGCCTCTTGACGCTGCGCTTCTAGACATCCTGGTCTGCCCCATCGATCGCGGGGCACTCCTGCTCATCGGTGGTGAGACGGACGGCATTCTCTACAACCCCCGTCTGCACAAGGCCTACCGGATCGAGAACTCCATCCCGGTGCTCCTGCCCGACGAGGCCCGCGAGGTGACCGATGAGGAGCACCAGCGCTTCACCGAGTGA